TCATTCTTCCGCACAAAATTTTCAATTTTTTTATCAATTCTACCATCAGGTAGAACCATATAATGTTTTTGAATCACCCACCCCTTCATAGCCATGAGGTGGAAGCACAATTGATATTCTCTGTTAGAGCATTTTCTATTAGTAATACCATAATAAAGAGAATAAAAGGAGGTATAAAATGGACGATACAGAAGAAATCATAGAGGCAAAAAAGGTTGTTTCAAGATATGAAGACCGCATAAGTAGACATGGCGGTGACTCACTGGAAAATATTATGCAAACATACTTTGAGACCATATTGTATATGGGATATAAAATAATGCTTAAAAGACCAGGAGAAATAATCCCCATGGTAATCAAAGGGAAAGAGGAAAGAGACTTCTTTTTTATGATATTAAGAAAAGTAGACCTGCCGCCAGACATATGTGCTATTGTCGTCACACCAAGCGGAAGAGAAAAGATAGGTCCTCAAATAGATAAAAATGTAGATTTGTTTAACAAGGAATCAAGTATGTTAGTCATCAGCCACTACCAAAAAAGAGATAGAGTTTTTCATGTCGCACTCCCGGGTCTATTATCAATCGGTACAGATATTTACGAAGACGGTAATTTAATCTGTAGCTATGACTATAACACCATAGATGAGTGCCTGAATGAACTCTCTAAGATAGTTTGGAATTATCTTGGTCCAAAAGAAGCCCTATCAAAAGAACAGATAATTCAATACACAGAAAATTGGTTTGCAAAATCAGAAGATATATTCTCCCTTAAAAATATACCCGTGCATAAGGAATTTAATTATCTCTACCACCCCGAACTAATTGGGATGACCCTTCCAAAGGCATTATTGAAAGCAATGGCAGCAGCCTTGCTAAAGAAAAACGACCTTGACAGGGTAATCTATAATGCAAATGACTTTAGCAAAAGTTGCCCAAATCTTAACTTACCTGTTGTAACTAAAAAAGGAATTATGAAAAATATCTATCCAGAATGTAAAGCTCTACTGGGCCAGATTTTATCAGAATTGGAAGTAATGTTTGACGTGCTGGAAAGCCTGCCTGACATTGAGCTTGCATATCGTAGACTTTGGAGACCTGAATATAATAGAACTATCTTTGATAAAACAGGCGCTGAAATATACCAGACCCTTACAGGACAGCCATACCCGGGAAATCCGACGGCCTGATCATGAGGACGTTCAGGACTACCCGTTAGAATACTTCAACGTCTTTTTCTCTATCAGGGTTCTTTTCTATCAGGGAAACCGCTAATTCATTATCCAATTGCTTTAAGTCTATTTATATCCTTTTTTAGGATAGGTCAGTCAAAGCTAAATTAAAAACAAAAAAAGGTAATACATATATAGAAAGAAAATTTATAAAGGAGGTAGCAATATGAAAAAGTATTTCAGGTTTTCGGCTAACATCGGAAGGACAAGGACGTAATAGAGTATTTGCAAAGCATCCCCAGGATACTCAGGCCAGAACTGGTTGTAGGAGCTGTAAGGTTTGTCATGTAAAACACGGACCTGTATCTCGCTAAAAAGACTGAGAAAATTGCTAATCAATCTTCAAAGAAAACAAGTACCTCGCAAGAAGGAAGTAAGGAATGACCATGTTACATAATAACAATCTCAAAAAGGTTAATAAAAACCTTTCAGCACCAGCACAGGCACCTGAGATAGCCGAGGTAGAGAAAGAAATAGAAAAAAGGGCAAGGCAAGGGGCGCTACAGAGTTCTCTTGATGGCAGGAAAATAAAAAGTTTGCGAATGCAAAGGAATATCTCTCAAGGACAATTAGCCCACTATTTAGGGATTACAAGGCGCCACCTATCAGATATAGAAAACCAGAGGGTCTCACTTAAAAATAAGTATGCTGAGAAGATTGCAGAGTGGGTGAGTAGCAATGAGGGGTAGCAATGTGAACTTTTACCTAACCAGCTACAGGAAAAACCTAACCAGCTGCAGGAATGTGAACTTTTTCTGTTTTGCAACCCTTTGTAATCAAAAAGGAAACGAAGATGTCAACTTTTCTAATAGGTTTAATAAAACTAACAGGAGTTCACATGTCAGTTGGTGCCTGATAGGTGAGTACCAACTGACATGTGAGTACCTACTAAAAAATAAAAACCTTTTCCATAAACCCATTATTAGTAAAGACAAAACCCCACAGTTTAGTGCACATACCTTATTGGGTGAGTATACAGTAGCTCACCAAATAGCAAAGAAAACCCTTAATCCCTCTTCCAACGACACAGAGGGATTAAACATTAATAAGGAGGTCTTGTGATGTTAAATAAACCCGAAAGAACTGTTAAAGAATGGCAGGTTAATCGGTTGGTAACCCTGCCTGATGCTCTGCCTAAAGTGCTCTCTGACATAAAAAACAGGCACAAGGCTATTTCAGAACGGGGCCTTACGGTAGTAGGTTTACCCACAGGTATCAGCAAGCTAAATGACCTGTTGGGTGGTTTTCAACCCGGGCTTCATTTATTAGCAGCTGAACCAGGCGAAGGGAAAACCACCTTTGCATTGCAGGCAGCCGCTCACGTTGCACAGATGGGTTATTCTGCACTGTTTATAAGTTTTAAAGAATCTCTGTATAGGTTAATCCCTAAGGTTCTCTGTATACAGAAAGGACTCATAACAAAAAATTATATGGACGGTTATGGCGACCCCAGGGACATAGAACAGGTGGTAAAAGAATATGGTCAAAAATTGGAACCCCTATAT
This sequence is a window from Pseudomonadota bacterium. Protein-coding genes within it:
- a CDS encoding helix-turn-helix transcriptional regulator produces the protein MTMLHNNNLKKVNKNLSAPAQAPEIAEVEKEIEKRARQGALQSSLDGRKIKSLRMQRNISQGQLAHYLGITRRHLSDIENQRVSLKNKYAEKIAEWVSSNEG